Within Ovis aries strain OAR_USU_Benz2616 breed Rambouillet chromosome 11, ARS-UI_Ramb_v3.0, whole genome shotgun sequence, the genomic segment TTCCTCTGAACTATGACCCAGACTGGCCTGTGCTCTATTCTTCTCTGGCTGAAGCAGTGACCTCAGGCCAACTTTTGCAATTTGCTCCAGAGTCCCTAGTTGTTTCCTGGCTATTGGTCACTTCCTGGAACGTATGACCGTTCCAGGACTACACCACGTCATGCTGTGCTTGAGGCACAGAACACTGGCAGGCTCAGACCGAAACCCCAGCCATGCCTTAATTTtgacctatttttaaaatgtttcaggcAGGTCAATCCCTGTGGATGCCATTCTGAGAGCAGGGTGAGTACATCAGGTTTCTCTTGAAGCAGGAAACAAAGCTCAGCTGGTGGGGCAGCCAGTCTCTGGGACACATGAGATCAACCTCTTTTCCTCTCATTATTTGTCCTTCATCTACATCTTTTTCTCTGATGCCCCCATCTTTTGGGTTCTGTGCCCGAGGAGCAGGAACAGATACTCGATATATGCAGGGCAGTCCCACCAGCTCTACAGGGCTCAGACCCCATCAGTTTATGTTCTGcaagcaaacatcctcttccactGACTGTAGTTGGTAgaactgtgtgcatgctcagtcgctacgCTGTGTCAGACTTTtacaaccttatggactgcagtctgccatgctcctctgtccatgggatttcctagacaagaatactggagcgagttgctatttccacctccaggggatcttcctgacccagggatcaaatgcgaatctcctgcatcggcaagcagGTTCATTACCCCTGAGCCAATTGCAGTACAACTGCAGTCCCCCCCACCAAAGACATGTCCAAGTCCAAACCCCGAGCAATCATGAATATGAACCTACTTagaaacagggtctttgcagatgaaaTTAAGGTTAAGTATCCCGAGATGAGATCATTAATTAAGCTGGGCCCTAAATCCAACAACAAAGATTTGGTGTCCAATGGGGTCCTTATAAGAGATAGAAaaggagcacacacacagaccaagGAGAGAAGGCCACGTGAAGACAAACAGAGGCTGGATCTGTGCTACTCTGGGCTACTGAGCCCAGGGATGCCAAGAATTGCTGACAGCCACTAGAGAAAGGAGGAGGGCCTGGAATGGATTCTCTcttggagcctccagaaggaatgaaccCTGACAACACCCTGATTTCAGACCTCTGGCCTCTAGGACTAACAAGaaagtttttttaatcttttttttttttttaaagtttggctGTATcctcagcatgcaggatcctagttccccaaccaaggatcaaacctgctccccctgcattgagagctcaCAGTCTCAaccatggactgccagggaagtccccaaagttcTGCTGTTTTAAGCCTCCAGGTTTGTGGGAATTTGTTAGGGCAGGTGAGATCAGAGACCGGAGCCGCCTCCCCCTCTGACTCAGGACTACCGAGAACAGCATTCCTGAGAGAGTGGCCTTCACTCCTTTCATCTGGAGTCTTGGTTACAGCTCTCAGGTGGCTCTACGGTACCCAGAGGCACTAAGCGTCCACTCAGCAGATGTCTGTTCACCAGGAGAAGAGACCTGAGGCTGCCTGGGAGGTGCTGGGCTCTGAGGCTTCGAGAGGTGTGGGATCAACGTCCTCGTCCATGTCAGACCGGTCTGCTCCAACCTCAGCCCTCTCTTCCTGTCTGACCCAGAGGCTGCTTTCCAGTTGTTCTTCAGCAATTTCTAGCTCCTCCTCTGTGTGTAAAACAGCCACGGTTTCCCGGGGCAAGTGTGAGGAATAGAGTCCAAATTTGGCTTTACAACCAAACATTGCCTCGTACGGACTCTGCTGCAAGGAACCATCAAAGGCCTGATTCCTCACCACCTGCATGAATCGCAGGCCTTCAGTCCAATGACGGGAGTGGTTACTCTGCATCCAGGCACTCAGCATGGTCTTGACATCACGGCTTGCTCGCTCCAGGAAGCCCTGGCCTTGGCCAGGGTGGGACTGACCAAGGACAATCTTTAGGTCTGGCCATACCTCATTGAGCTCATTAACAACCTGGTTTGTGAACTCTATGCCGCTGTCAGATTCTAACACGCTGGGTGGACCAAGAATTGTGAAAATATCCAACAGGACACTGACTACCTCATGGGCCTGCTTGGCTTTTAATGGCCGTAAAATAATGAACTTGGTTAAGTGGTCCTGGTAATACAAAATGAACTTGAACTCCCCATCAGCATTTGACTGCATATCAAGGATTTCAACTTGGCATCTGGAGTCATTGTCCTTACATGGCATGGGCTTGGGCGCAAGGCCTCTCTTGGGTACTGGGTTCTTCTGGTGGCACTGtttacacagagtcagatataagACAATGACTTCTTTGGTGACATTCCCATATTTGCCTTGCAGCTCCTTGAGCATGCGTGTCCGCCCGCCATGGCCGATATTGAGATGTGTGTCGTGAAGGATGTCAAACAGCTCTTCCTTGTGTACGTAATACCGTATCCGATCTCGTTCTCTGTGAGCAGCCTCTATGAGTTTCTCTGTGCCTGCTACAGAAATCACATCATATTTTGCTGCACGGCGATAATCACGTGATgacttcttccccttctccttagCTTCTTTGACTTCCTTGATTGTTTGAAAGtacttttctttggaaaatacctTGCTGTTGTAACTTTTGCTTTCTACCAACTTGGTCACGCTGGTGAGAAACTTTTCTCTCATGGTACTTATCTCCGTTTCTGTTTCACTTGGATTTGAAACACCAGGGGGATCATTTCCAGCTCTCTGTGGTGTCGTGGAGAATTGTAAGAAGTCTCctaaagagatggagaaagaagcGAACAAAGTTGAATTTGATAATATGCCACCTGGAAGACTCTCCTGCCAAAGTTCTTCATAATTCTTTCATCGGAATTTTGAAGATATGGAAGAAAGATACTAGACTGTTGGTATAAAGcagtaacagaataaaaatatccaGAAAGCCCACTAGGGCCATTCAAAACAAGAGCATgtcaacagaattttattttttaaaaatttaacgtatttggtttattttggctgcacccggtcttagttgctgcatgcaggatctttaattgtggcaaaTAGGATGGAAACTGGACCTCCTTCAGTAGAAGCACatagtcctaatcactggacctccagggaagtcccgggaTTTTCTTAAATGATGACTTTTCCCTGTCAGTTGTACACACGGTTAGTAAATGAAGACTGAGTCCTTACCCTGAGGGACTGTGTTCTCGTAACTGTTCAGCATTATGCCTCTGCTGCAGTCCTTCCGAGGGGCTTCCTAATACTTCCAGTCTTTGGTCAGATCCTCAAATGTTGCTGCCTCCCCAGAAGACATGATCTACTGCCACAGGGACTGCTGTGTCTTGGGGCCTGGGCTGAGGAGCAGCTGCAGCAGAACTGGGGAAGAGACCATGGAGGTTCTGGGAAAAAAGGCATGCTCACACGCATGACTGAATGTGAGCATGTGAATATCACACAGAAGAAAAGGTAACAGGGTAGAGGAAAGGTCTCACATTCAGTAAGAAGAATCCAGCTTCACAGCGAGGAAGAGGGGTTTTGTCCTCTTGGAGGGTCTGCAGGCCTGGCCTGTCTTGATATTGCCTGAGCTGGAGcccatatattttttttccagaacgaAGCAGAGTGTCCAACTGAACTTGAGCACTCCCAAAGTTGGGAGACACTTCCAGATACAGGTTTGGCAGTTCTGAATAGAGGCAGCAGGGCCTGTTTTCAAAAATGGACAAATTACACCTGGGGATAGAGAGCTATGTCAGGAGATTATCATGCCAAAGAGATACCCCAAATGGGGTCCACACACCACCAAGATTGGAGAATTCCTCTGGAAGAGAACTTGATACTTGGGTGTCTACACCTGGGTTCCTTAGGACAACTCCAGGATATAGGATGTGATGAGGCCAGGGGAAGCTTTCATATGAAGATTACAGGAATTCCAACAATCTTACGAAAACAAGATCCCCAAGATGCCAGCCATCAGATGAAAAGCTGAAGGCCAGGGCAGAATCCTAAGATGCAGAGAAAGATGGAAACATTTAAAACTTCTGAGCAAGAGTCTTAGTTAAGCAAAGCTTGATTCCAGGTCCTGAATGTCCTCCACTAAAAAGACTTCGGATTTCCTTGCTTGGCATCATTGGTTAACTACATGACATTCCTGATTCTAAAGACACTTCTGACATTGAAACTGCTGACTTAATGACAATTTTCACAGGGAAAACAGAGACCCTACATTAAATGAACAcaaccagatttttaaaatgtgaaaaatatgcattttagaatcaaagaaacaaaatgtttgTAAAATACTCTTTAAGTCTGAGCTCCACATTCTTAATGCAAACGGACATTTTAATGGCTCTGAAAtgtccttcagttaaaaaaaaaaaagtttcatccACTAGTCCCATATAATCACTGATATGGGGCTTTGTTTCCCAAGGATTATGTATTATCATCCTACAGTCCTTAGAAGACACTTGAAACCACAAGATGGTCAATGCAAACCAGGAAGAGCTTCTAGACTACTCACTGAAACCAGCATCTCTCAGAAACTGGCTGCTCTGGATGCTATTTGAGGCCCTCAGGGAACTACACAGGAAGGAAAAGTCTCACCTCCATCCTATAAAAGAATGAAGACAGGCTGGAAATAATTTATAATCAAAAGATGGAAAAATCTCAGTCTTCAACTTGCGAAATTGTCCTTACCCAGTCCCATGAAATTCTATAGCCAGAGAGTAACATTTGGCTAATAGACATATTTCAGTTAGCCTACCCagcgattttttaaaattggatgaATTACCTATATTTATAGACTGGggagttcattttaaaaatctcgATTTCTAGCTTTCTTGAAAAATGGGACGATCCGGTCACACCAGGAGCTGTTTGGCTTGGCAACATCTGCCTTCAGTGGAGAGGCAGTAGCTCCTTTTGGACAGTCCACACTCTCTGGCTTCCCACAGTTTCTAAGCCAGCTACTAACTTTGTCATCTTAACTACCCACCCCTATAGTTAACTGAGCTTTCAACACCTGTTCTAAAGCAGAATGAAAGAAACAAGGCCCCAAAGAAAGGCGGCCAGCTTTCTGGTGTGATCTGTTCTGGTGGGGTAACTGACAAATGAGCTTGTTCACAGAAAACTGAGAAGATCCTCCTTCCTCACTCACCTGTGAGTCTTTGCTTTGGCTGCCCCCGACCTGGAATGCCTTCCATTGATCTTCCAAATCACACCCAGCTCAGGTCAGCATTCTTCCTGAGGCACTCTGATTGCCATCTGTCTGTCCCTCCTCTGAACAGCCAGCACCACTCACTGGAGCGCTTTGCCTTTTTAGTCAACTGGTTTAGGTGTACACAACCTAGAAGACAGAGACTGGGGCTTCTATCTCGCTGTATCCCCTCAGAGGGCCCACGAATACAGAGCTGAACAAAAGATGTTCAAAGAATATGTCAAACAGTTGGCTTACAGAATAGTAGAGAGACAGTGCAGAGGTATGGTTGAGTCTAGGCTTGGGAAGTCGATTTCTGACTCATCACTTATTGAATAAGCGAAGCAACGTTACTGAGGCTTCAGCTTCCACAACAGAATGGCGAGAATGCTAGTCTGCATCACTACAGTTGTGATAATGCAGGTAAAGCACTTAGTACAGTGCCCCGCACCTTAAACAAAACAACCTCCCGCTTATTCCTTAAGACCTGGCTCGGGCATCAGGGCCTTGGTGCGGTCCTGAGTCCCAGGGTCTCCGCAACACCTCGCCCCGTTGCCCGCGGGCTGCTCTCGGCAATCGGGCCCCGCCTACTCCCCCAATTGAATGAAAGAGCCAGGTGGAGGAGAGACCGATCTAGGGATTTTTGCAAGAGGGAGGCCCGGAAGATGAACCAGGAGCACAGGGTCGTGAGCCGCCTCGGCCCCAGCCCGCTTCACCGGGAGCGCCGTCCAGGACCCTCCTGCCCGCGAGCGCCGGCGGCTCCGGGGGACTGACGCGCCGGAAACGGCTCCGCGCCGACCGGAAGCCCCGCCCCTCCCGAGGGAGCTCGCAAAGATACAGCAACGGGCCATATTGTCGGCTGAGACACGGTAAGGCTCCTGAGGTGAAATCTGGGGCTGGTCGAGGTGCGACCTTGGCTAAGGCAGACGACGACTCGGGTCTCCGGCGACAGCAAAATTGGTCATCTGTTTCCTTATGTTGTTGTTAAAGCTCCAAGATCAATAAATGCTCGCCTCCAGCACGGAAAGTACATTTATATGCTTAGTCTTAAGTGAGGAAGGGCGGCGGCACAAATGTTGCCAACAACTAATCCTGCGCTGCATCACTTCCTCCTCTCGGAGAAACTGCTTTTTAGGTGAGTACTTTGCCTCAGAAATCTTTAAGCTAAAGATTTCTTTTGGCCTGACACCACTCACTCAACATCAGTGCAGAAAACAAGGTGGT encodes:
- the KRBA2 gene encoding KRAB-A domain-containing protein 2, encoding MLNSYENTVPQGDFLQFSTTPQRAGNDPPGVSNPSETETEISTMREKFLTSVTKLVESKSYNSKVFSKEKYFQTIKEVKEAKEKGKKSSRDYRRAAKYDVISVAGTEKLIEAAHRERDRIRYYVHKEELFDILHDTHLNIGHGGRTRMLKELQGKYGNVTKEVIVLYLTLCKQCHQKNPVPKRGLAPKPMPCKDNDSRCQVEILDMQSNADGEFKFILYYQDHLTKFIILRPLKAKQAHEVVSVLLDIFTILGPPSVLESDSGIEFTNQVVNELNEVWPDLKIVLGQSHPGQGQGFLERASRDVKTMLSAWMQSNHSRHWTEGLRFMQVVRNQAFDGSLQQSPYEAMFGCKAKFGLYSSHLPRETVAVLHTEEELEIAEEQLESSLWVRQEERAEVGADRSDMDEDVDPTPLEASEPSTSQAASGLFSW